In Nicotiana tabacum cultivar K326 chromosome 11, ASM71507v2, whole genome shotgun sequence, a single window of DNA contains:
- the LOC107792053 gene encoding actin-depolymerizing factor 10-like, which yields MANSASGIAVSDECKLKFLELKAKRDHRYIVFKIDDSGHQVVVEKVGRNDETHEDFANNLPPNECRYAVFDYDFTTNENVQKSKIFFVAWAPETARVRSKMLYASSKDRFRRELDGVQVELQATDASEMSLDTFIGRAR from the exons ATG GCGAATTCGGCGTCAGGGATAGCAGTGAGTGATGAATGCAAACTGAAATTTTTGGAGCTGAAAGCAAAAAGAGACCACAGATATATAGTGTTCAAGATTGATGATTCAGGGCATCAAGTTGTGGTTGAGAAAGTTGGGAGAAATGATGAGACTCATGAAGATTTTGCCAACAATTTACCTCCCAATGAGTGTCGCTATGCAGTTTTTGATTATGACTTTACCACAAATGAGAATGTCCAGAAAAGCAAGATCTTCTTTGTTGCTTG GGCACCAGAAACAGCAAGAGTAAGAAGTAAGATGTTGTATGCAAGCTCCAAAGACAGATTCAGGAGAGAATTAGATGGTGTCCAGGTTGAGTTGCAGGCTACTGATGCAAGTGAGATGAGCTTGGATACCTTCATTGGGAGGGCTCGTTGA